A region of Pseudorca crassidens isolate mPseCra1 chromosome 8, mPseCra1.hap1, whole genome shotgun sequence DNA encodes the following proteins:
- the FZD1 gene encoding frizzled-1: protein MAEEEAPKKSRAAAASGASWELCAGTLRTGPVAEGSGDVGSRRRPPRVDSGRLARGVLLLIWLLEAPLLLGVRAQAAGQGPGPGQQPPPPQQQQSGQQYNGERGISIPDHGYCQPISIPLCTDIAYNQTIMPNLLGHTNQEDAGLEVHQFYPLVKVQCSAELKFFLCSMYAPVCTVLEQALPPCRSLCERARQGCEALMNKFGFQWPDTLKCEKFPVHGAGELCVGQNTSDKGTPTPSLLPEFWTSNPQHGGGGYRGGGFAGGAGASERGKFSCPRALKVPSYLNYHFLGEKDCGAPCEPTKVYGLMYFGPEELRFSRTWIGIWSVLCCASTLFTVLTYLVDMRRFSYPERPIIFLSGCYTAVAVAYIAGFLLEDRVVCNDKFAEDGARTVAQGTKKEGCTILFMMLYFFSMASSIWWVILSLTWFLAAGMKWGHEAIEANSQYFHLAAWAVPAIKTITILALGQVDGDVLSGVCFVGLNNVDALRGFVLAPLFVYLFIGTSFLLAGFVSLFRIRTIMKHDGTKTEKLEKLMVRIGVFSVLYTVPATIVIACYFYEQAFRDQWERSWVAQSCKSYAIPCPHLQAGGAPPHPPMSPDFTVFMIKYLMTLIVGITSGFWIWSGKTLNSWRKFYTRLTNSKQGETTV, encoded by the coding sequence ATGGCTGAGGAGGAGGCGCCTAAGAAGTCTCGGGCCGCCGCCGCCAGCGGCGCAAGCTGGGAACTTTGTGCCGGGACGCTCCGCACTGGACCGGTGGCGGAGGGGAGCGGGGACGTGGGCAGCCGCCGCCGTCCCCCCCGAGTTGACTCCGGGCGCTTGGCGCGCGGAGTGCTACTACTGATTTGGCTGCTGGAGGCTCCGCTGCTGCTGGGGGTCCGGGCGCAGGCGGCCGGCCAGGGGCCCGGGCCGGGGCAGCAGCCCCCGCCGCCTCAGCAGCAGCAGAGCGGGCAGCAGTACAACGGCGAGCGGGGCATCTCCATACCGGACCACGGCTACTGCCAGCCCATCTCCATCCCGCTGTGCACGGACATCGCGTACAACCAGACCATCATGCCCAACCTGCTGGGCCACACGAACCAGGAGGATGCGGGCCTCGAGGTGCACCAGTTCTACCCGCTAGTGAAGGTGCAGTGCTCCGCGGAGCTCAAGTTCTTCCTGTGCTCCATGTACGCGCCCGTGTGCACCGTGCTGGAGCAGGCTCTGCCGCCTTGCCGCTCCTTGTGCGAGCGCGCGCGCCAGGGCTGCGAGGCGCTCATGAACAAGTTCGGCTTCCAGTGGCCTGACACGCTCAAGTGCGAGAAGTTCCCGGTGCACGGCGCTGGCGAGCTGTGCGTGGGCCAGAACACGTCGGACAAGGGCACCCCGACGCCCTCGCTGCTGCCTGAGTTCTGGACCAGCAACCCACAGCACGGCGGCGGAGGGTACCGGGGGGGCGGCTTCGCGGGGGGCGCCGGCGCGTCGGAACGAGGCAAGTTCTCGTGCCCGCGCGCCCTCAAGGTGCCCTCCTACCTCAACTACCACTTCCTGGGGGAGAAGGACTGCGGCGCGCCCTGCGAGCCGACCAAGGTATACGGGCTTATGTATTTTGGGCCGGAGGAGCTGCGCTTCTCGCGCACCTGGATCGGCATCTGGTCAGTGCTATGCTGCGCCTCCACGCTCTTCACGGTGCTCACGTACCTGGTGGACATGCGGCGCTTCAGCTACCCGGAGCGGCCCATCATCTTCCTGTCGGGCTGCTACACGGCAGTGGCCGTGGCCTACATCGCCGGCTTCCTGCTGGAGGACCGGGTGGTGTGTAACGACAAATTCGCGGAGGATGGGGCGCGCACGGTGGCGCAGGGCACCAAGAAGGAGGGCTGCACCATCCTCTTCATGATGCTCTACTTCTTCAGCATGGCCAGCTCCATCTGGTGGGTGATCCTTTCGCTCACCTGGTTCCTGGCGGCCGGCATGAAGTGGGGCCACGAGGCCATCGAGGCCAACTCGCAGTATTTTCACCTGGCCGCCTGGGCCGTGCCAGCCATTAAGACCATCACCATCCTGGCGCTGGGCCAGGTGGACGGCGATGTGCTGAGCGGGGTGTGCTTCGTGGGGCTCAACAACGTGGACGCACTGCGCGGCTTCGTGCTGGCGCCACTCTTCGTGTACCTGTTCATCGGCACGTCCTTCCTACTGGCCGGCTTCGTGTCCCTCTTCCGCATTCGCACTATCATGAAACACGACGGCACCAAGACCGAGAAGCTGGAGAAGCTCATGGTGCGCATCGGCGTCTTCAGCGTGCTCTACACGGTGCCAGCCACTATCGTCATTGCCTGCTACTTCTACGAGCAGGCCTTCCGGGACCAGTGGGAGCGCAGCTGGGTGGCCCAGAGCTGCAAGAGCTATGCtatcccctgcccccacctccaggCGGGCGGCGCCCCGCCGCACCCGCCCATGAGCCCTGACTTCACAGTCTTCATGATCAAGTATCTTATGACGCTGATCGTGGGCATCACGTCAGGCTTCTGGATCTGGTCCGGCAAGACCCTCAACTCCTGGAGGAAGTTCTACACTAGGCTCACCAATAGCAAACAGGGGGAGACCACCGTCTGA